A single window of Mugil cephalus isolate CIBA_MC_2020 chromosome 1, CIBA_Mcephalus_1.1, whole genome shotgun sequence DNA harbors:
- the hm13 gene encoding minor histocompatibility antigen H13 isoform X1, with amino-acid sequence MSEAEPVPVPAPEAASAVLDALNATDSNGTEEVLNATAKFVATPEGTALAYGSLVFMALLPIFFGALRSVSCSKSKELGENDYDSGFRNAADMPETITSRDAARFPIIASCTLFGLYLFFKVFSQEYINLLLSVYFFVLGVLALSHTMSPLMSRIFPASFPNKQYQLLFTQGTGESKEEIVNYEFDTKNLVCLVISSVVGVWYVLKKHWIANNLFGLAFALNGVELLHLNNVSTGCILLGGLFVYDVFWVFGTNVMVTVAKSFEAPIKLVFPQDLLEKGLGASNFAMLGLGDIVIPGIFIALLLRFDVSLKKNSRTYFYSSFLAYIFGLGLTIFVMHTFKHAQPALLYLVPACVGFPVIVALFKGELTEMFSYESSEEVLPASPRLSTFPTVSGSPASLATSMDAVSMATGSSSTRRRRRLQPAAM; translated from the exons ATGTCTGAGGCTGAACCAGTCCCGGTCCCGGCCCCGGAGGCCGCCTCCGCCGTCCTGGATGCCCTGAACGCCACGGACTCCAACGGGACCGAGGAGGTGCTCAACGCCACGGCTAAGTTCGTGGCCACCCCGGAGGGCACGGCGCTGGCGTACGGCAGCCTGGTGTTCATGGCTCTCCTGCCCATCTTCTTCGGAGCCCTGAGGTCTGTGTCCTGCTCCAAATCCAAG GAGCTCGGAGAAAATGATTACGACTCTGGGTTCAGA AATGCAGCAGACATGCCGGAGACCATCACCAGCCGGGACGCCGCCCGGTTCCCCATCATCGCCAGCTGCACCCTGTTTGGGCTCTACCTCTTCTTCAAG GTGTTTTCTCAAGAGTACATCAACCTGCTGCTGTCCGTCTACTTCTTCGTGTTGGGCGTCCTGGCTCTGTCTCACACTATGAG TCCCCTGATGTCCAGGATCTTTCCAGCCTCGTTCCCAAACAAACAGTATCAGCTGCTCTTCACTCAGGGCACCGGGGAGTCCAAAGAAG AAATAGTGAACTATGAGTTTGACACTAAGAACCTGGTGTGTCTGGTCATCAGCAGCGTGGTGGGGGTCTGGTACGTGCTCAAAAAG CACTGGATCGCCAACAACCTGTTCGGCCTGGCCTTCGCTCTCAACGGGGTGGAGCTGCTCCACCTCAACAACGTCAGCaccggctgcatcctgctgggggggCTGTTCGTCTACGACGTCTTCTGG GTGTTTGGGACCAACGTCATGGTAACAGTCGCTAAGTCGTTTGAAGCACCAATAAAAT tggtGTTTCCTCAGGACCTGTTGGAGAAAGGTCTTGGAGCCAGTAACTTTGCTATGCTGGGTCTGGGGGACATCGTCATCCCTGGTATCTTCATCGCTCTGCTGCTACGCTTCGACGTCAG CTTGAAGAAGAACAGCAGGACGTACTTCTACTCCAGTTTCCTGGCTTACATCTTTGGACTGGGCCTCACCATCTTCGTCATGCACACCTTCAAACACGCACAG CCCGCCCTCCTCTACCTGGTTCCGGCCTGCGTCGGGTTCCCCGTCATCGTAGCACTTTTCAAAGGAGAGCTCACTGAGATGTTCAG CTATGAGTCCTCTGAGGAAGTTCTCCCCGCCTCCCCCAGACTCTCTACCTTCCCTACCGTCAGCGGCTCTCCCGCCAGCCTGGCGACCTCCATGGAtgccgtctccatggcaacaggctCCTCCTCCACGCGCCGTCGCCGTCGGTTACAGCCGGCTGCCATGTAG
- the LOC125009628 gene encoding deoxyribonuclease gamma-like isoform X1 has product MRWRSSSHLPLLLLLLFIGSVSGLRICSYNVQKFNQKKSTNYRVMHTLTRIVSRCDICLLQDVVDSGGKAVKALLNFLNRGTDRYDEHAYKAVSSKSLGTSPSDMQQYVFIYKSGMVSVTGEYQYQKPQSFVRPPFAVYFNSQKTTEINDFILVPLHSEPSQAVQEIDRLYDVFEEVSKKWNNQNVMFLGDFHAGCAYVTRNDRKNIRLYTNSSFSWLIGDRVDTTVTDNTHCPYDRIVVHGQSFLKAIRPFSGKVYNFGKDLKLSRSKVVEVSDHYPVEVRLKGSGLLLQAPPLLMLLGVSVIVQSFLSSLGSSG; this is encoded by the exons ATGAGGTGGCGCTCTTCTTCTCAccttccactcctcctcctcctcctcttcatcggGAGCGTTTCTGGATTAAGGATCTGTTCGTACAATGTGCAGAagtttaaccaaaaaaaatctacaaactACAGAGTGATGCACACGTTGACACGa ATCGTGTCTCGCTGTGACATCTGTCTCCTGCAGGACGTGGTTGATTCGGGCGGTAAAGCCGTCAAAGCTCTGCTGAATTTTCTCAACAG GGGAACTGACAG gtATGACGAGCACGCCTACAAGGCCGTGTCCAGTAAGAGTCTGGGAACGTCTCCAAGCGACATGCAGCAATACGTTTTCATCTACAA GAGTGGGATGGTGTCGGTGACGGGGGAATATCAGTACCAGAAGCCCCAGTCTTTTGTCAGACCGCCGTTCGCCGTTTACTTCAACAGCCAGAAAACCA CCGAGATCAATGACTTCATCCTGGTTCCTCTCCACTCTGAGCCCAGTCAGGCCGTTCAGGAGATCGACCGCCTCTACGATGTCTTCGAGGAAGTCAGCAAGAAGTGGAACAACCAG AACGTGATGTTTCTGGGAGATTTTCACGCCGGCTGTGCCTACGTGACCCGAAACGACAGGAAAAACATCCGACTCTACACAAACTCTAGTTTCTCCTGGCTGATCGGAGACAGAGTCGACACCACGGTCACGGACAACACCCACTGTCCATATGACAG GATCGTGGTGCATGGACAGTCCTTCCTGAAGGCCATCAGACCTTTCTCTGGAAAAGTCTACAACTTCGGCAAAGACTTGAAACTGAGCAGGAGCAAG GTGGTGGAGGTGAGCGACCACTACCCTGTGGAGGTGAGGCTGAAGGGCtccggcctcctcctccaggctccTCCCCTCCTGATGCTGCTCGGTGTCTCTGTGATCGTCcagtccttcctgtcctctctgGGATCGTCTGGTTGA
- the hm13 gene encoding minor histocompatibility antigen H13 isoform X4: MSEAEPVPVPAPEAASAVLDALNATDSNGTEEVLNATAKFVATPEGTALAYGSLVFMALLPIFFGALRSVSCSKSKNAADMPETITSRDAARFPIIASCTLFGLYLFFKVFSQEYINLLLSVYFFVLGVLALSHTMSPLMSRIFPASFPNKQYQLLFTQGTGESKEEIVNYEFDTKNLVCLVISSVVGVWYVLKKHWIANNLFGLAFALNGVELLHLNNVSTGCILLGGLFVYDVFWVFGTNVMVTVAKSFEAPIKLVFPQDLLEKGLGASNFAMLGLGDIVIPGIFIALLLRFDVSLKKNSRTYFYSSFLAYIFGLGLTIFVMHTFKHAQPALLYLVPACVGFPVIVALFKGELTEMFRYEESSPEDEASKEDSESEKKDQ; the protein is encoded by the exons ATGTCTGAGGCTGAACCAGTCCCGGTCCCGGCCCCGGAGGCCGCCTCCGCCGTCCTGGATGCCCTGAACGCCACGGACTCCAACGGGACCGAGGAGGTGCTCAACGCCACGGCTAAGTTCGTGGCCACCCCGGAGGGCACGGCGCTGGCGTACGGCAGCCTGGTGTTCATGGCTCTCCTGCCCATCTTCTTCGGAGCCCTGAGGTCTGTGTCCTGCTCCAAATCCAAG AATGCAGCAGACATGCCGGAGACCATCACCAGCCGGGACGCCGCCCGGTTCCCCATCATCGCCAGCTGCACCCTGTTTGGGCTCTACCTCTTCTTCAAG GTGTTTTCTCAAGAGTACATCAACCTGCTGCTGTCCGTCTACTTCTTCGTGTTGGGCGTCCTGGCTCTGTCTCACACTATGAG TCCCCTGATGTCCAGGATCTTTCCAGCCTCGTTCCCAAACAAACAGTATCAGCTGCTCTTCACTCAGGGCACCGGGGAGTCCAAAGAAG AAATAGTGAACTATGAGTTTGACACTAAGAACCTGGTGTGTCTGGTCATCAGCAGCGTGGTGGGGGTCTGGTACGTGCTCAAAAAG CACTGGATCGCCAACAACCTGTTCGGCCTGGCCTTCGCTCTCAACGGGGTGGAGCTGCTCCACCTCAACAACGTCAGCaccggctgcatcctgctgggggggCTGTTCGTCTACGACGTCTTCTGG GTGTTTGGGACCAACGTCATGGTAACAGTCGCTAAGTCGTTTGAAGCACCAATAAAAT tggtGTTTCCTCAGGACCTGTTGGAGAAAGGTCTTGGAGCCAGTAACTTTGCTATGCTGGGTCTGGGGGACATCGTCATCCCTGGTATCTTCATCGCTCTGCTGCTACGCTTCGACGTCAG CTTGAAGAAGAACAGCAGGACGTACTTCTACTCCAGTTTCCTGGCTTACATCTTTGGACTGGGCCTCACCATCTTCGTCATGCACACCTTCAAACACGCACAG CCCGCCCTCCTCTACCTGGTTCCGGCCTGCGTCGGGTTCCCCGTCATCGTAGCACTTTTCAAAGGAGAGCTCACTGAGATGTTCAG GTACGAGGAATCTTCCCCAGAGGACGAGGCATCTAAAGAGGACTCAGAGTCAGAGAAGAAGGATCAATAG
- the hm13 gene encoding minor histocompatibility antigen H13 isoform X3: protein MSEAEPVPVPAPEAASAVLDALNATDSNGTEEVLNATAKFVATPEGTALAYGSLVFMALLPIFFGALRSVSCSKSKELGENDYDSGFRNAADMPETITSRDAARFPIIASCTLFGLYLFFKVFSQEYINLLLSVYFFVLGVLALSHTMSPLMSRIFPASFPNKQYQLLFTQGTGESKEEIVNYEFDTKNLVCLVISSVVGVWYVLKKHWIANNLFGLAFALNGVELLHLNNVSTGCILLGGLFVYDVFWVFGTNVMVTVAKSFEAPIKLVFPQDLLEKGLGASNFAMLGLGDIVIPGIFIALLLRFDVSLKKNSRTYFYSSFLAYIFGLGLTIFVMHTFKHAQPALLYLVPACVGFPVIVALFKGELTEMFRYEESSPEDEASKEDSESEKKDQ, encoded by the exons ATGTCTGAGGCTGAACCAGTCCCGGTCCCGGCCCCGGAGGCCGCCTCCGCCGTCCTGGATGCCCTGAACGCCACGGACTCCAACGGGACCGAGGAGGTGCTCAACGCCACGGCTAAGTTCGTGGCCACCCCGGAGGGCACGGCGCTGGCGTACGGCAGCCTGGTGTTCATGGCTCTCCTGCCCATCTTCTTCGGAGCCCTGAGGTCTGTGTCCTGCTCCAAATCCAAG GAGCTCGGAGAAAATGATTACGACTCTGGGTTCAGA AATGCAGCAGACATGCCGGAGACCATCACCAGCCGGGACGCCGCCCGGTTCCCCATCATCGCCAGCTGCACCCTGTTTGGGCTCTACCTCTTCTTCAAG GTGTTTTCTCAAGAGTACATCAACCTGCTGCTGTCCGTCTACTTCTTCGTGTTGGGCGTCCTGGCTCTGTCTCACACTATGAG TCCCCTGATGTCCAGGATCTTTCCAGCCTCGTTCCCAAACAAACAGTATCAGCTGCTCTTCACTCAGGGCACCGGGGAGTCCAAAGAAG AAATAGTGAACTATGAGTTTGACACTAAGAACCTGGTGTGTCTGGTCATCAGCAGCGTGGTGGGGGTCTGGTACGTGCTCAAAAAG CACTGGATCGCCAACAACCTGTTCGGCCTGGCCTTCGCTCTCAACGGGGTGGAGCTGCTCCACCTCAACAACGTCAGCaccggctgcatcctgctgggggggCTGTTCGTCTACGACGTCTTCTGG GTGTTTGGGACCAACGTCATGGTAACAGTCGCTAAGTCGTTTGAAGCACCAATAAAAT tggtGTTTCCTCAGGACCTGTTGGAGAAAGGTCTTGGAGCCAGTAACTTTGCTATGCTGGGTCTGGGGGACATCGTCATCCCTGGTATCTTCATCGCTCTGCTGCTACGCTTCGACGTCAG CTTGAAGAAGAACAGCAGGACGTACTTCTACTCCAGTTTCCTGGCTTACATCTTTGGACTGGGCCTCACCATCTTCGTCATGCACACCTTCAAACACGCACAG CCCGCCCTCCTCTACCTGGTTCCGGCCTGCGTCGGGTTCCCCGTCATCGTAGCACTTTTCAAAGGAGAGCTCACTGAGATGTTCAG GTACGAGGAATCTTCCCCAGAGGACGAGGCATCTAAAGAGGACTCAGAGTCAGAGAAGAAGGATCAATAG
- the hm13 gene encoding minor histocompatibility antigen H13 isoform X2, translated as MSEAEPVPVPAPEAASAVLDALNATDSNGTEEVLNATAKFVATPEGTALAYGSLVFMALLPIFFGALRSVSCSKSKNAADMPETITSRDAARFPIIASCTLFGLYLFFKVFSQEYINLLLSVYFFVLGVLALSHTMSPLMSRIFPASFPNKQYQLLFTQGTGESKEEIVNYEFDTKNLVCLVISSVVGVWYVLKKHWIANNLFGLAFALNGVELLHLNNVSTGCILLGGLFVYDVFWVFGTNVMVTVAKSFEAPIKLVFPQDLLEKGLGASNFAMLGLGDIVIPGIFIALLLRFDVSLKKNSRTYFYSSFLAYIFGLGLTIFVMHTFKHAQPALLYLVPACVGFPVIVALFKGELTEMFSYESSEEVLPASPRLSTFPTVSGSPASLATSMDAVSMATGSSSTRRRRRLQPAAM; from the exons ATGTCTGAGGCTGAACCAGTCCCGGTCCCGGCCCCGGAGGCCGCCTCCGCCGTCCTGGATGCCCTGAACGCCACGGACTCCAACGGGACCGAGGAGGTGCTCAACGCCACGGCTAAGTTCGTGGCCACCCCGGAGGGCACGGCGCTGGCGTACGGCAGCCTGGTGTTCATGGCTCTCCTGCCCATCTTCTTCGGAGCCCTGAGGTCTGTGTCCTGCTCCAAATCCAAG AATGCAGCAGACATGCCGGAGACCATCACCAGCCGGGACGCCGCCCGGTTCCCCATCATCGCCAGCTGCACCCTGTTTGGGCTCTACCTCTTCTTCAAG GTGTTTTCTCAAGAGTACATCAACCTGCTGCTGTCCGTCTACTTCTTCGTGTTGGGCGTCCTGGCTCTGTCTCACACTATGAG TCCCCTGATGTCCAGGATCTTTCCAGCCTCGTTCCCAAACAAACAGTATCAGCTGCTCTTCACTCAGGGCACCGGGGAGTCCAAAGAAG AAATAGTGAACTATGAGTTTGACACTAAGAACCTGGTGTGTCTGGTCATCAGCAGCGTGGTGGGGGTCTGGTACGTGCTCAAAAAG CACTGGATCGCCAACAACCTGTTCGGCCTGGCCTTCGCTCTCAACGGGGTGGAGCTGCTCCACCTCAACAACGTCAGCaccggctgcatcctgctgggggggCTGTTCGTCTACGACGTCTTCTGG GTGTTTGGGACCAACGTCATGGTAACAGTCGCTAAGTCGTTTGAAGCACCAATAAAAT tggtGTTTCCTCAGGACCTGTTGGAGAAAGGTCTTGGAGCCAGTAACTTTGCTATGCTGGGTCTGGGGGACATCGTCATCCCTGGTATCTTCATCGCTCTGCTGCTACGCTTCGACGTCAG CTTGAAGAAGAACAGCAGGACGTACTTCTACTCCAGTTTCCTGGCTTACATCTTTGGACTGGGCCTCACCATCTTCGTCATGCACACCTTCAAACACGCACAG CCCGCCCTCCTCTACCTGGTTCCGGCCTGCGTCGGGTTCCCCGTCATCGTAGCACTTTTCAAAGGAGAGCTCACTGAGATGTTCAG CTATGAGTCCTCTGAGGAAGTTCTCCCCGCCTCCCCCAGACTCTCTACCTTCCCTACCGTCAGCGGCTCTCCCGCCAGCCTGGCGACCTCCATGGAtgccgtctccatggcaacaggctCCTCCTCCACGCGCCGTCGCCGTCGGTTACAGCCGGCTGCCATGTAG
- the LOC125009963 gene encoding MRG/MORF4L-binding protein, which produces MGEADVTLNQADEKPPDSGLVPGEDSVVWSHEVEVCLFHAMIGHKPVGVNRHFHMICIRDKFSQNIGRQVSSSVIWDHLGTMYDMQALHESEILPFPNTEKSFSLPDDIIQEVKEGKLGSEEETKEEFRMEREPPATHEEGSNSSVKMSERVSSSREKERERDKEKGGSEGAAAAPGGGGGGGGGGSTGGGAGAGGKEAEKRKRSRAAEKLLSPSNPSSPGGAKRRRT; this is translated from the exons ATGGGGGAAGCCGACGTGACGCTGAACCAGGCCGACGAGAAGCCCCCGGACTCGGGGTTGGTTCCCGGGGAGGACTCGGTGGTCTGGAGCCACGAGGTGGAGGTCTGTCTGTTTCACGCGATGATCGGACACAAACCCGTGG GAGTGAACCGACATTTCCACATGATCTGCATCAGAGACAAGTTCAGCCAGAACATCGGACGCCAGGTCTCGTCCTCCGTCATCTGGGATCATCTGGGGACCATGTACGACATGCAGGCTCTG cATGAGTCAGAAATCCTCCCGTTtccaaacacagagaagagctTCAGTCTCCCTGATGACATCATCCAGGAAGTGAAAGAAG GTAAACTGGGCTCAGAGGAGGAGACCAAGGAGGAGTTCAGGATGGAGAGAGAACCTCCTGCTACTCATGaagaag GGAGTAACTCCTCTGTGAAGATGTCGGAGCGAGTGAGCAGCAGtcgggagaaggagagggagcgagacaaggagaagggaggaagtGAAGGAGCAGCGGCggctccaggaggaggaggaggaggaggaggaggaggaagtacaGGAGGAGGCGCGGGAGCAGGAGGGAAGGAggcggaaaagaggaagaggagtagaGCGGCGGAGAAGCTGCTGTCGCCCTCCAACCCCTCTAGTCCAGGAGGAGCCAAGAGGAGGCGCACATga
- the LOC125009628 gene encoding deoxyribonuclease gamma-like isoform X2 encodes MRWRSSSHLPLLLLLLFIGSVSGLRICSYNVQKFNQKKSTNYRVMHTLTRIVSRCDICLLQDVVDSGGKAVKALLNFLNRYDEHAYKAVSSKSLGTSPSDMQQYVFIYKSGMVSVTGEYQYQKPQSFVRPPFAVYFNSQKTTEINDFILVPLHSEPSQAVQEIDRLYDVFEEVSKKWNNQNVMFLGDFHAGCAYVTRNDRKNIRLYTNSSFSWLIGDRVDTTVTDNTHCPYDRIVVHGQSFLKAIRPFSGKVYNFGKDLKLSRSKVVEVSDHYPVEVRLKGSGLLLQAPPLLMLLGVSVIVQSFLSSLGSSG; translated from the exons ATGAGGTGGCGCTCTTCTTCTCAccttccactcctcctcctcctcctcttcatcggGAGCGTTTCTGGATTAAGGATCTGTTCGTACAATGTGCAGAagtttaaccaaaaaaaatctacaaactACAGAGTGATGCACACGTTGACACGa ATCGTGTCTCGCTGTGACATCTGTCTCCTGCAGGACGTGGTTGATTCGGGCGGTAAAGCCGTCAAAGCTCTGCTGAATTTTCTCAACAG gtATGACGAGCACGCCTACAAGGCCGTGTCCAGTAAGAGTCTGGGAACGTCTCCAAGCGACATGCAGCAATACGTTTTCATCTACAA GAGTGGGATGGTGTCGGTGACGGGGGAATATCAGTACCAGAAGCCCCAGTCTTTTGTCAGACCGCCGTTCGCCGTTTACTTCAACAGCCAGAAAACCA CCGAGATCAATGACTTCATCCTGGTTCCTCTCCACTCTGAGCCCAGTCAGGCCGTTCAGGAGATCGACCGCCTCTACGATGTCTTCGAGGAAGTCAGCAAGAAGTGGAACAACCAG AACGTGATGTTTCTGGGAGATTTTCACGCCGGCTGTGCCTACGTGACCCGAAACGACAGGAAAAACATCCGACTCTACACAAACTCTAGTTTCTCCTGGCTGATCGGAGACAGAGTCGACACCACGGTCACGGACAACACCCACTGTCCATATGACAG GATCGTGGTGCATGGACAGTCCTTCCTGAAGGCCATCAGACCTTTCTCTGGAAAAGTCTACAACTTCGGCAAAGACTTGAAACTGAGCAGGAGCAAG GTGGTGGAGGTGAGCGACCACTACCCTGTGGAGGTGAGGCTGAAGGGCtccggcctcctcctccaggctccTCCCCTCCTGATGCTGCTCGGTGTCTCTGTGATCGTCcagtccttcctgtcctctctgGGATCGTCTGGTTGA